The sequence TTATTATTTTGTTACTTATTCAAATTGGCGGTTTGGGTATTATGACGATATCCACTGCCTTTGCTTTGATGCTGGGACAAAAGATATCTTTAAACATTCAAACTCTGATGCATAAAGTTGTGGGTGAAACTCCTGTAATTGATGTGATGAAACTACTTAGAGGCACTGTTTTGGTTACGGCAATCATAGAATTTATAGGAGCCGTGTTTTTGTTTTGTGGTTTTGTGGAAATAATGCCTGTGGCTCAAGCGATATACTATGCTCTGTTTCATTCTATTTCAGCTTTTTGTAATGCCGGTTTTTCTTTATGGACAAATAATCTAAGTGGTTTTGTGGATTCTCCGGTAGTAAATTTTAGTATTACGCTGTTAATAATCTTGGGCGGATTGGGATTTGCGGTATTGATCGATATTTATCATTATTTTTTTGCTTCCGGAAGCATTAAAAGGTTAACTTTACATACCAAAATTGTCTTAACGGCGACAGCGATATTGATAGTCACTGGTTTTTTGGGTCTTTATTTGGGAGAATATAACAACTCTATGAAGGGTTTTAGCGTTGCCCGTAGGGTTTTAAGTTCCTGGTTTCAATCCGTAACTGCCCGAACGGCTGGTTTTAATACAGTCGATATTGGTTTATATAGTTCCGCCTCTGTTTTATTAACTGTTATTTTAATGTTCATCGGCGCTTCACCTGGTTCTACGGGTGGAGGTATAAAAACCACAACTTTTTCGGTGTTAATGCTTTCGGTGGTTTCGATGCTAACCGGGAAAAGAGATTTAGTTATTTTTAAGCATAAAATCCCTGATTCCAATACGCGGGAAGCTACTACCCTGGTTACTTTGGCTTTGGGAATACTCATTACGATTATTTTTGTCCTGATGCTGA comes from Candidatus Cloacimonas sp. and encodes:
- a CDS encoding TrkH family potassium uptake protein; this translates as MSTKKESGFFKYIEIVAYLLAGWSFLVLFLEPLIEYYVGSYKLVEIGTAIANIVLLMLTILARVLSGAVKEKPTIVYFDLVILILGSILMIYQAKFVIFFLLIRQTWFILQYLLFRAFEGKIYKLLMHNPPISLMISFAIVILIGTILLMLPASSNEGYITHFVDALFTATSATCVTGLTVMDTGSYYSLFGQIIILLLIQIGGLGIMTISTAFALMLGQKISLNIQTLMHKVVGETPVIDVMKLLRGTVLVTAIIEFIGAVFLFCGFVEIMPVAQAIYYALFHSISAFCNAGFSLWTNNLSGFVDSPVVNFSITLLIILGGLGFAVLIDIYHYFFASGSIKRLTLHTKIVLTATAILIVTGFLGLYLGEYNNSMKGFSVARRVLSSWFQSVTARTAGFNTVDIGLYSSASVLLTVILMFIGASPGSTGGGIKTTTFSVLMLSVVSMLTGKRDLVIFKHKIPDSNTREATTLVTLALGILITIIFVLMLIEPFPFEQILFEAFSAFGTVGLSMGITAKLSYIGKLLITLLMYIGRIGPLTLVYAISIRKKQPHLSYAEETITIG